The proteins below come from a single Juglans regia cultivar Chandler chromosome 12, Walnut 2.0, whole genome shotgun sequence genomic window:
- the LOC109010373 gene encoding uncharacterized protein LOC109010373 isoform X1, which produces MAVAEARAAWQRAANRCLVQEDAKRAPKLACCQSAPSTSKQVDNGPTNKVDEQDHPASGFMPKNPSFSKLPENTRWWLQLQPSNGYPKGLTYEQSNVLEAEVETSRVGTANSTTKFDELHPEKGDTIHVYDGKNFESSLDKQYGLSAVYMNKAHEVRKLEVKAPCSMNAEEYLELMDGRGKYEPVDMDPSHCPVSNQANEFCLDPESPWTGGCKTGPWWQTTDKDELPFLVMKNSLDHIVNCDLPPPQKVYVRRHPYARSGHIDNDEALSSSSNWKAQTSSISSRTHTWGCPDSGKTHGNTVDSSEEFPRCVSDKLFSSSSTKHIDVTKMPQVSEGDPGKAQLMEALCHSQTRAREAEKAAKQAYAEKEHILKLFFRQASQLFAYRQWFQLLELEALYVQIKNNDQSISTLFPVVLPWMSYKGRRKRKSWQKATKGKRVKRGRVRHDIKRYAVAFALGMSLVGAGLFLGWTVGCMLPPPF; this is translated from the exons ATGGCAGTAGCAGAAGCACGAGCTGCATGGCAGAGAGCAGCTAATCGGTGCCTTGTCCAAGAAGATGCCAAAAGAGCTCCAAAGTTAGCTTGCTGCCAGTCAGCACCATCAACATCCAAGCAAGTTGACAATGGACCTACCAATAAAGTAGATGAACAAGATCATCCTGCCTCAGGTTTTATGCCTAAGAATCCTTCGTTTTCCAAACTACCCGAGAACACAAGATGGTGGCTCCAATTGCAGCCAAGCAATGGGTACCCAAAGGGTTTAACATATGAACAGTCGAATGTATTGGAGGCTGAAGTGGAAACCTCAAGAGTTGGCACTGCAAATTCTACGACTAAGTTTGATGAGCTCCACCCTGAAAAAGGAGATACCATTCATGTTTATGATGGTAAGAACTTTGAGTCTTCTCTTGATAAGCAATATGGTCTCTCTGCGGTATATATGAATAAGGCCCATGAAGTCAGAAAGCTAGAGGTAAAGGCTCCATGTAGTATGAATGCCGAGGAGTATCTTGAACTAATGGATGGGAGAGGAAAATATGAACCTGTGGATATGGATCCTTCTCATTGTCCAGTTTCAAACCAAGCCAATGAGTTTTGTTTAGATCCAGAATCTCCATGGACCGGGGGTTGTAAGACTGGGCCGTGGTGGCAAACAACGGATAAAGATGAATTGCCCTTTTTAGTCATGAAGAATTCACTTGACCATATTGTTAATTGTGATCTTCCCCCACCCCAGAAAGTGTATGTAAGGAGGCACCCATATGCTCGTAGTGGGCACATTGACAATGATGAAGCATTGTCATCATCTTCTAATTGGAAGGCCCAAACTAGTAGTATTTCCAGTAGGACTCATACATGGGGCTGTCCTGATTCTGGAAAAACACATGGAAATACGGTGGACTCATCTGAAGAGTTTCCAAGATGTGTTTCTGACAAGTTGTTCAG CAGTTCCAGTACAAAGCACATAGATGTCACAAAGATGCCCCAAGTTTCTGAAGGTGACCCTGGCAAAGCTCAGCTGATGGAAGCACTCTGCCATTCTCAAACACGAGCAAGGGAAGCAGAGAAGGCAGCAAAGCAGGCCTATGCTGAGAAAGAGCACATTCTTAAACTCTTCTTCAGACAAGCTTCACAACTTTTTGCCTATAGGCAGTGGTTCCAACTGTTAGAGCTAGAAGCCCTTTATGTCCAGATTAAAAATAACGACCAGTCAATTTCCACTCTCTTCCCTGTGGTCCTTCCGTGGATGTCTTACAAAGGtcggagaaagagaaagagctGGCAGAAGGCTACCAAGGGGAAAAGAGTCAAGCGAGGGCGAGTACGACATGATATCAAAAGGTATGCTGTTGCTTTTGCACTGGGGATGAGTCTTGTTGGTGCTGGGTTGTTTCTGGGATGGACTGTAGGGTGCATGTTACCTCCTCCTTTCTAG
- the LOC109010373 gene encoding uncharacterized protein LOC109010373 isoform X2, with the protein MAVAEARAAWQRAANRCLVQEDAKRAPKLACCQSAPSTSKQVDNGPTNKVDEQDHPASGFMPKNPSFSKLPENTRWWLQLQPSNGYPKGLTYEQSNVLEAEVETSRVGTANSTTKFDELHPEKGDTIHVYDGKNFESSLDKQYGLSAVYMNKAHEVRKLEVKAPCSMNAEEYLELMDGRGKYEPVDMDPSHCPVSNQANEFCLDPESPWTGGCKTGPWWQTTDKDELPFLVMKNSLDHIVNCDLPPPQKVYVRRHPYARSGHIDNDEALSSSSNWKAQTSSISSRTHTWGCPDSGKTHGNTVDSSEEFPRCVSDKLFSSSTKHIDVTKMPQVSEGDPGKAQLMEALCHSQTRAREAEKAAKQAYAEKEHILKLFFRQASQLFAYRQWFQLLELEALYVQIKNNDQSISTLFPVVLPWMSYKGRRKRKSWQKATKGKRVKRGRVRHDIKRYAVAFALGMSLVGAGLFLGWTVGCMLPPPF; encoded by the exons ATGGCAGTAGCAGAAGCACGAGCTGCATGGCAGAGAGCAGCTAATCGGTGCCTTGTCCAAGAAGATGCCAAAAGAGCTCCAAAGTTAGCTTGCTGCCAGTCAGCACCATCAACATCCAAGCAAGTTGACAATGGACCTACCAATAAAGTAGATGAACAAGATCATCCTGCCTCAGGTTTTATGCCTAAGAATCCTTCGTTTTCCAAACTACCCGAGAACACAAGATGGTGGCTCCAATTGCAGCCAAGCAATGGGTACCCAAAGGGTTTAACATATGAACAGTCGAATGTATTGGAGGCTGAAGTGGAAACCTCAAGAGTTGGCACTGCAAATTCTACGACTAAGTTTGATGAGCTCCACCCTGAAAAAGGAGATACCATTCATGTTTATGATGGTAAGAACTTTGAGTCTTCTCTTGATAAGCAATATGGTCTCTCTGCGGTATATATGAATAAGGCCCATGAAGTCAGAAAGCTAGAGGTAAAGGCTCCATGTAGTATGAATGCCGAGGAGTATCTTGAACTAATGGATGGGAGAGGAAAATATGAACCTGTGGATATGGATCCTTCTCATTGTCCAGTTTCAAACCAAGCCAATGAGTTTTGTTTAGATCCAGAATCTCCATGGACCGGGGGTTGTAAGACTGGGCCGTGGTGGCAAACAACGGATAAAGATGAATTGCCCTTTTTAGTCATGAAGAATTCACTTGACCATATTGTTAATTGTGATCTTCCCCCACCCCAGAAAGTGTATGTAAGGAGGCACCCATATGCTCGTAGTGGGCACATTGACAATGATGAAGCATTGTCATCATCTTCTAATTGGAAGGCCCAAACTAGTAGTATTTCCAGTAGGACTCATACATGGGGCTGTCCTGATTCTGGAAAAACACATGGAAATACGGTGGACTCATCTGAAGAGTTTCCAAGATGTGTTTCTGACAAGTTGTTCAG TTCCAGTACAAAGCACATAGATGTCACAAAGATGCCCCAAGTTTCTGAAGGTGACCCTGGCAAAGCTCAGCTGATGGAAGCACTCTGCCATTCTCAAACACGAGCAAGGGAAGCAGAGAAGGCAGCAAAGCAGGCCTATGCTGAGAAAGAGCACATTCTTAAACTCTTCTTCAGACAAGCTTCACAACTTTTTGCCTATAGGCAGTGGTTCCAACTGTTAGAGCTAGAAGCCCTTTATGTCCAGATTAAAAATAACGACCAGTCAATTTCCACTCTCTTCCCTGTGGTCCTTCCGTGGATGTCTTACAAAGGtcggagaaagagaaagagctGGCAGAAGGCTACCAAGGGGAAAAGAGTCAAGCGAGGGCGAGTACGACATGATATCAAAAGGTATGCTGTTGCTTTTGCACTGGGGATGAGTCTTGTTGGTGCTGGGTTGTTTCTGGGATGGACTGTAGGGTGCATGTTACCTCCTCCTTTCTAG
- the LOC109010391 gene encoding aspartic proteinase CDR1-like: MASHDSLLSFASLPSILIAINIVLCSFSLSTSAALNNGGFSVDLIHRDSPDSPFYNSSETPLQRTAKAVRRSINRVNHFKPSTRSSISPKSVESEIIPDKGEYLMKYSVGTPPVPVLGIADTGSDLIWLQCKPCTDCYKQAFPLFDPGKSTTFKKVACNSRECDSLGLISSCSSASSSCVYSMSYGDLSFSYGDLAFDTLTLGSSSSSSASGSQPASFRNIVVGCGHHNGGVFGGDGSGIIGLGGGMVSLVSQLGSSVDGKFSYCLVPLDSNRSSRMSFGSDAIVSGPEVVSTPLVSKNPDTYYFLTLEAISVGNKRLELGYSSPFGNTIEGNIIIDSGTTLTILPAGFYTKFESEVAEQIEAERTPDPRYVLSLCYKSASDNIGAPIITAHFRDADVQLNQLNTFVRIGKELLCLAFRPDESVSIFGSLAQTNFLVGYDLKEKTVSFMPTDCSRMDM, from the coding sequence ATGGCATCTCATGATTCTCTTCTATCTTTTGCTTCGTTACCTTCTATACTCATCGCCATTAATATTGTTCTTTGTAGCTTCTCTCTCAGTACTTCGGCTGCTCTCAATAATGGCGGCTTCAGCGTGGATCTCATCCACCGCGATTCCCCTGACTCTCCCTTCTACAACTCTTCTGAAACTCCATTGCAGCGCACAGCCAAGGCTGTGCGCCGTTCCATCAACCGTGTCAATCATTTTAAGCCAAGTACTCGATCTTCAATTTCTCCCAAATCAGTTGAGTCGGAAATTATCCCAGATAAAGGCGAATACCTGATGAAATACTCTGTCGGCACGCCACCAGTACCAGTCCTCGGGATTGCAGATACGGGTAGTGATCTGATTTGGCTGCAATGCAAGCCTTGCACCGACTGTTACAAGCAAGCATTCCCGCTTTTTGATCCAGGAAAGTCCACAACTTTCAAAAAAGTCGCCTGCAATTCAAGGGAATGCGATTCTTTAGGACTAATATCCTCTTGCTCATCAGCATCATCATCTTGCGTATATTCAATGTCTTATGGTGATCTATCATTCTCATATGGGGACCTTGCTTTCGACACACTCACGCTcggatcatcatcatcatcatctgcgAGCGGCTCCCAACCTGCGTCATTTCGTAATATTGTCGTAGGCTGTGGACACCACAACGGTGGAGTCTTTGGTGGCGACGGCTCCGGCATTATCGGCCTTGGTGGAGGCATGGTTTCCCTTGTTTCCCAACTGGGTTCTTCTGTTGATGGTAAATTCTCCTACTGCTTGGTGCCCCTAGACAGTAACCGCTCAAGTAGAATGAGTTTTGGTAGTGATGCTATAGTTTCTGGTCCGGAGGTTGTGTCTACTCCCTTGGTATCCAAAAACCCAGATACTTACTACTTCCTAACACTTGAGGCCATCAGTGTTGGGAACAAAAGATTGGAATTGGGATATTCTTCCCCATTTGGGAACACTATAGAAGgcaacattatcattgattcaGGCACGACATTAACAATACTTCCGGCAGGCTTCTACACAAAGTTTGAATCTGAAGTGGCAGAACAAATTGAAGCAGAACGCACTCCTGACCCGAGATATGTCCTGAGTCTTTGCTACAAATCTGCATCTGATAACATTGGCGCTCCCATTATCACAGCACATTTCAGAGATGCAGACGTGCAGCTGAATCAGTTGAACACCTTTGTTAGAATAGGCAAGGAGCTTTTGTGCTTGGCTTTTCGTCCGGACGAGAGCGTGTCCATCTTTGGAAGCTTGGCACAAACGAACTTCTTGGTAGGGTACGACCTCAAGGAGAAGACCGTGTCCTTTATGCCAACGGACTGCAGCAGGATGGATATGTAA